One window from the genome of Acinetobacter lanii encodes:
- a CDS encoding class I SAM-dependent methyltransferase has product MSQVAFPYIQEQEFLDAVQQAIVNQKIDRLVLSQYKGELVDLLKITIRVIQLNNAFVLNAVYRHKTQDITKNYPLNESEAMLSELILKCKQANLFTTDEEVQLKKNKKKALLTRSQGNAIAQGDPQQGHDRSKHRFVDQDSVFLQHLGITDAKAQVIPSMARKWKQINKFVEIFSGAVDQIQSNDRALKVVDFGSGKGYLTCALYDYLQNNRLKPFVTGVELNPKMVEFCQNVAHASAFDQLDFFQGDVRTYAPEHLDVMIALHACDVATDFAIHTGIRLNAQMIMCAPCCHKELRPQLKAPMVLQPMLQFGIHAGQQAEMLTDTIRALLLKAYGYETKVFEFVALEHTSKNKMILAIKRKDFTEPDATVLAQIQALKEMYGIQKHSLELLLNDQWDQQDIGCKC; this is encoded by the coding sequence ATGTCACAGGTGGCTTTCCCGTATATTCAGGAACAAGAATTTTTGGATGCTGTTCAGCAAGCCATTGTAAATCAAAAGATTGATCGCTTGGTCTTAAGCCAATACAAAGGGGAATTGGTTGACTTACTGAAAATTACCATACGTGTGATTCAGTTAAACAATGCATTCGTCTTAAATGCGGTCTACCGACATAAAACCCAAGACATCACCAAAAACTACCCGCTCAATGAATCCGAAGCGATGCTGAGTGAACTGATTTTAAAGTGTAAGCAAGCCAATCTGTTCACCACAGATGAAGAAGTGCAACTGAAAAAGAACAAGAAAAAAGCCCTGTTGACCCGTAGTCAAGGTAATGCAATTGCTCAAGGTGACCCTCAGCAAGGCCATGATCGAAGTAAACATCGTTTTGTCGATCAAGACAGCGTGTTTCTGCAACATTTGGGTATTACCGATGCGAAAGCACAGGTGATTCCAAGCATGGCACGTAAGTGGAAACAGATTAATAAATTCGTGGAAATTTTCTCAGGCGCCGTTGATCAGATCCAATCCAATGATCGTGCTTTGAAAGTGGTGGATTTTGGATCAGGGAAAGGTTATTTAACCTGTGCACTTTACGACTATTTGCAAAACAATCGCTTAAAACCATTTGTCACAGGTGTAGAGCTGAACCCTAAAATGGTCGAGTTCTGTCAAAATGTGGCACATGCATCTGCTTTTGATCAACTGGATTTCTTCCAAGGCGATGTTCGTACCTATGCCCCCGAACATTTGGATGTGATGATTGCCTTACATGCCTGTGATGTGGCAACCGACTTTGCCATTCATACCGGTATTCGTCTCAACGCACAAATGATTATGTGCGCGCCGTGTTGTCATAAGGAACTGCGTCCACAGCTTAAAGCCCCAATGGTGTTGCAACCGATGTTGCAGTTTGGGATTCATGCCGGACAACAAGCGGAAATGCTCACCGATACCATTCGTGCGTTATTGCTTAAAGCCTATGGCTATGAAACCAAAGTGTTTGAATTTGTGGCCTTGGAACATACCAGTAAAAATAAAATGATCTTGGCGATTAAACGTAAAGACTTTACTGAACCTGATGCTACGGTTTTGGCACAGATTCAAGCACTCA